One genomic region from Anabaena sp. PCC 7108 encodes:
- a CDS encoding type II toxin-antitoxin system VapC family toxin: MNESEDCLLSSPGYVEASIVLGTKHGQQGVENLNLLIAALSIIIVPFSVEQAQLASEAFLKFGKGRHPAKLNMGDCFSYALAKSTNQPLLFKGNDFTHTDINKVNY, from the coding sequence ATTAACGAAAGCGAAGATTGTTTACTTTCTTCTCCAGGTTATGTTGAAGCATCAATAGTTTTGGGTACTAAACATGGTCAGCAGGGTGTAGAAAATTTAAATTTATTAATTGCAGCATTGTCTATAATTATCGTACCTTTCAGTGTAGAACAGGCACAATTAGCAAGTGAAGCATTCTTGAAATTTGGTAAGGGTCGTCATCCAGCAAAACTGAATATGGGAGATTGTTTTTCTTATGCTTTGGCAAAATCTACAAATCAACCTTTATTATTCAAAGGTAATGACTTTACCCACACCGATATTAATAAAGTAAATTATTAA